A window from Chromatiaceae bacterium encodes these proteins:
- a CDS encoding sigma-54-dependent Fis family transcriptional regulator, which produces MSAPHILVVDDEPDIRESVRDILEDENYSVATAEHAAAARQAMRDRRPDLILLDIWMPDLDGISLLKEWADGRGLPCPVIMMSGHGTVETAVEATRLGAYDFLEKPLSLAKLLLTVGRALEADRLAQENVGLKRRASPVIEPIGRSAVMQRLREQVKRVAQHDSWVLIAGEPGSGRETFARYLHAHSPRRDRPFIDVAVSAISKGNAALELFGSEKDGNIQYGRLEQAAGGTLFLDEVADMDLEVQAQLVGALDTGSFMRVGGSAPVNIDVRVIAATQRDLHRAVEEGKFREDLFYQLNVVPLVVPPLREHREDIPELLDSAVDRLVEQDKLPYRRFSIAAQNVLRNHTWPGNIRELKNLVQRVLILGSGDEISAGEVEAGIGAVQAASGTAGIPGVSFDQPLRDARDAFEKAYLEYQLEKHGGNVSQMAEEAGMERTHLYRKLRDRGIEIKDRR; this is translated from the coding sequence ATGAGCGCGCCGCACATCCTGGTCGTCGACGATGAGCCGGATATCCGCGAATCGGTGCGCGACATCCTCGAGGACGAGAACTACAGCGTCGCGACCGCCGAACACGCGGCCGCGGCGCGTCAGGCGATGCGTGACCGCCGGCCGGACCTGATCCTGCTCGACATCTGGATGCCGGACCTGGATGGCATCAGCCTGCTCAAGGAATGGGCGGACGGGCGTGGCCTGCCGTGCCCGGTGATCATGATGTCCGGGCACGGCACGGTCGAGACCGCGGTCGAGGCGACCCGGCTCGGCGCCTACGATTTCCTCGAGAAGCCGCTGTCGCTGGCCAAGCTGTTGCTGACTGTCGGGCGCGCCCTGGAGGCGGACCGACTGGCGCAGGAAAACGTCGGCCTCAAACGGCGTGCATCGCCGGTGATCGAGCCGATCGGCCGCAGCGCGGTGATGCAGCGGTTGCGCGAACAGGTCAAGCGGGTCGCGCAACACGACAGCTGGGTGCTGATCGCCGGCGAGCCCGGCAGCGGACGCGAGACGTTCGCACGTTACCTGCATGCGCACAGCCCACGCCGCGACCGACCCTTCATCGATGTCGCGGTATCGGCGATCAGCAAGGGCAACGCGGCCCTGGAGCTGTTCGGCAGCGAGAAGGACGGCAATATCCAGTACGGCCGGCTCGAACAGGCGGCCGGTGGCACGCTGTTTCTCGACGAGGTCGCCGACATGGACCTCGAGGTCCAGGCACAGCTGGTCGGGGCGCTGGACACGGGATCCTTTATGCGTGTCGGTGGTTCGGCGCCGGTCAACATCGACGTCCGGGTGATCGCGGCGACCCAGCGTGATCTGCACCGTGCGGTCGAGGAGGGCAAGTTCCGCGAGGACCTGTTCTATCAACTGAACGTGGTACCGCTGGTCGTGCCGCCGCTGCGAGAGCATCGCGAAGACATCCCCGAGTTGCTGGACAGCGCTGTCGATCGCCTGGTGGAACAGGACAAACTGCCCTATCGGCGTTTCTCGATCGCTGCGCAGAACGTGCTGCGCAATCACACCTGGCCCGGCAATATCCGCGAGCTCAAGAACCTGGTGCAGCGCGTGCTGATCCTGGGGAGCGGGGACGAGATCAGCGCGGGCGAAGTCGAGGCCGGGATAGGCGCCGTGCAGGCGGCCAGCGGGACTGCCGGCATCCCCGGCGTATCGTTCGACCAGCCGCTGCGCGACGCACGCGATGCCTTCGAAAAGGCGTATCTCGAATACCAGTTGGAAAAGCATGGCGGCAACGTCAGCCAGATGGCCGAGGAGGCGGGCATGGAGCGCACCCATCTGTACCGCAAGCTGCGCGACCGCGGCATCGAGATCAAGGACCGGCGATGA
- the ybaK gene encoding Cys-tRNA(Pro) deacylase yields MTPAIRAAQSAGIRIEVHEYQHDPANTRYGLEAAEALGLEPRRVFKTLLVRLNGNDRTLAVAVVPVDAQLDLKAMAAACGVKKVEMADPVHAERITGYVVGGISPLGQKRRLPTVVDLGASAFETIFVSGGRRGLDIEIAPADLIALCQAKTSAIAR; encoded by the coding sequence ATGACCCCGGCGATCCGCGCGGCACAGTCGGCCGGGATCAGGATCGAGGTCCACGAGTACCAGCATGATCCGGCAAACACGCGTTACGGATTGGAGGCGGCCGAGGCGCTCGGTCTCGAACCGCGGCGCGTGTTCAAGACGCTGTTGGTCCGTTTGAACGGCAACGACCGTACGCTCGCGGTCGCCGTTGTCCCTGTCGATGCCCAACTGGATCTCAAGGCGATGGCGGCGGCATGCGGTGTCAAGAAGGTGGAGATGGCCGATCCCGTGCATGCAGAGCGGATTACCGGTTACGTGGTCGGTGGCATCAGTCCACTGGGTCAGAAACGCCGTCTGCCCACCGTGGTCGATCTGGGCGCCAGCGCCTTTGAGACGATCTTCGTCAGCGGCGGGCGGCGCGGACTGGATATCGAGATCGCGCCAGCCGACCTGATCGCGCTGTGTCAGGCAAAGACCTCGGCGATCGCCCGATGA
- a CDS encoding TlpA family protein disulfide reductase has protein sequence MTRFLRIVLAMCLVCSVAPAAEPPPLSHQLTPVDSGETAPALALPGFPPGINGLEALRGRVVVVNFWATWCPPCRREMPSLERLDRATADEEVVVLAVNVGEDRDAVAAFVATLDPPPGFPILLDEHLVTSGPWRVQGLPTTVVVAPDGRIAYRAIGGREFDHPDLVRVLLELHRAAQTR, from the coding sequence ATGACGCGGTTTTTGCGAATCGTTCTTGCGATGTGCCTCGTCTGTTCCGTCGCGCCCGCGGCTGAGCCGCCGCCCCTGTCGCATCAGCTGACACCGGTGGATTCCGGCGAAACGGCACCGGCGCTCGCGCTGCCCGGTTTCCCACCTGGCATCAATGGCCTCGAGGCCTTACGTGGCCGGGTGGTGGTCGTCAATTTCTGGGCGACCTGGTGCCCGCCGTGCCGCCGCGAGATGCCGTCCCTGGAACGGCTCGACCGTGCGACGGCGGATGAAGAAGTGGTCGTGCTGGCGGTAAACGTCGGCGAAGACCGCGACGCGGTAGCGGCATTCGTCGCGACCCTCGACCCGCCACCGGGCTTCCCGATCTTGCTCGACGAGCATCTCGTCACCTCCGGGCCCTGGCGGGTCCAGGGCCTGCCGACGACGGTCGTCGTCGCCCCCGACGGCCGGATTGCCTATCGTGCAATCGGCGGGCGCGAGTTCGATCATCCCGATCTGGTGCGCGTGTTACTCGAACTGCACCGCGCCGCACAAACGCGATAG
- a CDS encoding tellurite resistance TerB family protein, with protein MANFGDLIGAFLQNSMASSGNRRIGSALENLQRGGLNIPGMGGSQGGGDLFGGLRDILQGGLSGAAASPAKAGGIGAILGGLLGGGGDSVKGALGGGALAMLASVAMKALLSRGQGTQGLTDARWSGGDLPLGLKPPANREQEQALEKTAELVLKGMINAAKSDGEISREEAQKIVGKLRESGLDDDAQQWVLAEMRRPLDLREFVAEIPNEEVAAQVYAASLLAIEVDTAAERQYLEQLAERTGLHPVVVQQIHMTMGAGA; from the coding sequence ATGGCGAACTTCGGTGACTTGATTGGTGCCTTTCTGCAGAACTCGATGGCGTCGTCGGGCAATCGCCGTATCGGCAGCGCGCTCGAGAACCTGCAACGAGGTGGTCTGAACATTCCGGGCATGGGTGGCAGTCAGGGCGGTGGCGACCTGTTCGGGGGCTTGCGGGACATCCTGCAGGGTGGATTGAGCGGCGCCGCGGCGAGTCCCGCGAAGGCCGGCGGCATCGGCGCGATCCTGGGCGGACTGCTGGGCGGCGGCGGTGATTCTGTGAAGGGCGCGCTCGGTGGCGGTGCCTTGGCCATGCTCGCGAGCGTGGCGATGAAGGCGCTGTTGAGCCGTGGACAGGGCACCCAGGGACTGACCGATGCGCGCTGGTCGGGTGGCGATCTGCCGCTGGGCCTGAAACCGCCGGCCAACCGCGAACAGGAACAGGCCCTCGAAAAGACCGCGGAACTGGTGCTCAAAGGCATGATCAATGCGGCGAAATCGGATGGTGAGATCAGCCGCGAGGAGGCGCAGAAGATCGTCGGCAAGCTGCGTGAATCCGGTCTCGACGATGATGCACAGCAGTGGGTCCTGGCCGAGATGCGGCGCCCCCTGGATCTGCGGGAGTTCGTCGCCGAGATCCCCAACGAGGAGGTGGCGGCACAGGTGTATGCCGCATCGCTGTTGGCGATCGAGGTGGACACCGCGGCGGAACGCCAGTATCTCGAGCAGCTCGCCGAGCGTACCGGTTTGCATCCGGTCGTGGTGCAGCAGATTCACATGACGATGGGCGCGGGTGCCTGA
- a CDS encoding thiamine pyrophosphate-binding protein, with translation MQIPVSELIVRFMQRLGIEVVFGMPGAHVLPIYDGLYASPIRTVLVKHEQGASFMAGGFARVSHQVAACIATAGPGATNLVTGIANAYAEQLPVLVVTGETSTYIFGRGGLQESSGEGGAIDQAELFRGITRYRKLIERTDYLVQVLNQATQALFAAQPGPVLLSIPFNVQKETVDEDVLDQVHFPVAIDHRGALAGPVAALTDLIEQARNPVIIAGYGCIKAGARAAVSRLSEGLGIPVATSLKGKGVVAEDSDLALGCLGVTSNGTARQYIVEHADLVIFLGAGFNERTSYLWSDELLDGKRVAQVDRDAAQLGRVFKPDLAIQGDIHQVLTELLARLRDEGARPKSLAELADHREGLTTDPDDSVPGRVADESRFALIAGFYRALARRFPHDAMVFDDNIVFAQNYFDVSDSNHYFPNSGISSLGHAIPAAIGARFHATDSPVFAILGDGGFQMCCMEIMTAVNYGIPLNIVVINNATMGLIRKNQFQLYGERYIDCDFVNPDFAWLARSFGIQHYRVADEAAIEALFATADLRAAINLIEIPLDKQAFPHYLSSR, from the coding sequence ATGCAGATACCCGTCAGCGAACTCATCGTGCGCTTCATGCAACGCCTCGGTATCGAGGTGGTATTCGGCATGCCTGGCGCCCATGTGCTGCCGATCTATGACGGTCTCTACGCGTCGCCGATCAGGACGGTCCTGGTCAAGCACGAGCAGGGGGCTTCGTTCATGGCCGGTGGCTTTGCGCGGGTGTCGCACCAGGTTGCCGCCTGCATCGCCACCGCAGGTCCCGGCGCCACCAACCTGGTCACCGGAATCGCGAACGCGTACGCGGAGCAGCTACCGGTCCTGGTGGTTACCGGCGAGACGTCGACCTACATCTTCGGGCGTGGCGGTTTGCAGGAGAGTTCAGGCGAAGGTGGGGCGATCGACCAGGCAGAGTTGTTCCGCGGTATTACGCGCTACCGCAAGCTGATCGAGCGTACCGATTACCTGGTGCAGGTGCTGAACCAGGCCACCCAGGCGCTGTTCGCGGCCCAACCCGGACCCGTACTGCTCAGCATCCCGTTCAACGTGCAGAAAGAGACAGTCGACGAAGATGTGCTCGACCAGGTGCACTTCCCGGTGGCGATCGATCATCGCGGCGCGCTCGCCGGACCGGTCGCCGCGCTCACCGATCTGATCGAACAGGCCCGCAACCCGGTGATCATCGCCGGCTACGGATGCATCAAGGCGGGTGCGCGCGCGGCGGTCTCGCGGTTGAGTGAGGGCTTGGGTATCCCGGTAGCGACCAGCCTGAAGGGCAAGGGGGTGGTCGCCGAAGATTCCGATCTCGCGCTCGGATGCCTGGGCGTGACCTCGAACGGTACCGCCCGTCAGTACATCGTGGAGCACGCCGACCTGGTGATCTTCCTCGGTGCCGGGTTCAACGAACGCACCAGTTACCTGTGGTCCGACGAGCTACTGGACGGCAAACGTGTGGCGCAGGTCGATCGGGACGCGGCCCAACTCGGCCGGGTGTTCAAACCGGATCTGGCGATCCAGGGCGATATCCACCAGGTGCTGACCGAGTTGCTGGCCCGGTTGCGCGATGAGGGCGCACGGCCGAAATCCCTGGCCGAGCTGGCCGATCACCGCGAGGGTCTGACGACCGATCCGGATGACAGCGTGCCGGGACGAGTCGCCGATGAATCGCGGTTCGCCCTGATCGCCGGGTTCTACCGCGCGCTCGCCCGACGGTTTCCGCACGATGCGATGGTCTTCGACGACAACATCGTGTTTGCGCAGAATTATTTCGACGTGTCCGACAGCAACCACTACTTTCCCAATTCCGGTATCTCGTCGCTCGGGCACGCGATACCCGCGGCGATCGGTGCACGCTTTCACGCCACCGACAGCCCGGTGTTTGCGATCCTGGGCGACGGCGGTTTCCAGATGTGCTGCATGGAGATCATGACGGCAGTCAACTACGGCATTCCGTTGAACATCGTCGTGATCAACAACGCGACCATGGGCCTGATCCGCAAAAATCAGTTTCAACTCTATGGCGAACGTTACATCGATTGTGATTTCGTGAATCCGGATTTCGCCTGGCTCGCGCGTTCGTTCGGCATTCAGCACTATCGCGTCGCCGACGAAGCGGCGATCGAGGCGCTGTTCGCCACCGCCGATCTGCGCGCTGCGATCAATCTGATCGAGATCCCGCTCGACAAGCAGGCGTTTCCACACTACCTGTCTTCGCGTTGA